One stretch of Natranaerovirga pectinivora DNA includes these proteins:
- a CDS encoding M23 family metallopeptidase, whose translation MKRVSALRYRRRYMKKFNKRSVFYHQLIRAFCLALIVNFMVLRLHNYHYPITIKNYDLNTIADFHIHNELLASIKGYSNEKNLDFYKILIDTLIQNDFRLLNTEEINIAKRNNVKKNREYKALETIYKMILEDLVYFPIPNNLNSNEVGYYYQDTWLADRSFGGDRLHYGTDIMDSSNIRGYLPLISITDGVVENMGWLEKGGYRIGIRAPSGAYFYYAHLYNYAEGLQIGDTIRAGQLIGFMGDSGYGSEGTIGMFDVHLHLGISLPLEDKNDEFWINPFWVLKYVENNKINSWY comes from the coding sequence ATGAAGCGAGTGAGTGCCCTTAGATATAGAAGACGGTATATGAAAAAGTTTAATAAAAGAAGTGTCTTTTATCATCAATTAATCAGAGCATTTTGTTTAGCCTTAATTGTTAATTTTATGGTGTTAAGACTACATAATTACCATTATCCAATAACAATAAAAAACTATGATTTAAATACTATAGCAGATTTTCATATTCATAATGAACTTTTAGCTAGTATTAAAGGTTATTCTAATGAAAAAAATTTAGATTTTTATAAAATATTAATTGATACTTTAATACAAAATGATTTTAGACTATTAAATACAGAAGAAATCAATATTGCTAAAAGAAATAATGTTAAAAAGAATAGAGAATATAAGGCTTTAGAGACAATTTATAAAATGATATTAGAAGATCTTGTTTATTTTCCTATTCCTAACAACCTTAACTCAAATGAAGTCGGGTATTATTATCAAGACACTTGGTTAGCAGATAGATCCTTTGGTGGCGATCGATTGCATTATGGAACAGATATAATGGATAGTAGTAATATAAGAGGGTATTTACCATTAATAAGTATAACAGATGGTGTTGTAGAAAATATGGGGTGGCTAGAAAAGGGTGGCTATAGGATAGGAATAAGGGCCCCTTCAGGTGCTTACTTTTATTATGCACACTTATATAATTATGCTGAAGGTCTTCAAATAGGCGATACAATAAGAGCAGGACAGTTAATTGGTTTTATGGGTGATAGTGGTTATGGAAGTGAAGGTACAATAGGAATGTTTGATGTCCATTTGCATTTAGGAATTTCCCTACCACTAGAGGACAAAAATGATGAATTCTGGATTAATCCTTTTTGGGTATTAAAATATGTAGAAAATAATAAAATAAATTCATGGTATTAA
- a CDS encoding GTP pyrophosphokinase, whose product MEIQLWREILLPYEQAVQELKIKFESIINEHRMLGNYSPIEFVDCRVKKISSILEKAQKKNIAINKIEEEIEDIAGIRIICQFVEDIDRVVEIIKSRKDMEVKYEKDYIANTKESGYRSYHIIIYYHVYTAQGDKRIQAEIQIRTLAMNFWATIEHSLQYKYERNMPKEIQERLLSAADAVLHLDKEMSVIRNEIITAQDKFNFKSNIIADILNNIQNLYKVANKKEVEKIQEQFYSIFKEENIDKLVEFNKHLDIIAEGYRAQSLS is encoded by the coding sequence ATGGAAATACAATTGTGGAGAGAAATTCTTTTACCGTATGAACAAGCAGTACAAGAACTTAAAATTAAATTTGAAAGTATTATAAATGAACATAGAATGTTAGGCAATTATTCTCCTATAGAGTTTGTTGATTGTAGAGTAAAAAAAATATCGAGTATTTTGGAAAAAGCACAAAAAAAGAATATTGCAATTAACAAAATAGAAGAAGAAATAGAAGATATAGCTGGCATAAGAATCATATGTCAGTTTGTTGAAGATATAGATAGAGTAGTTGAAATCATAAAAAGTAGAAAAGATATGGAAGTAAAATATGAGAAAGATTATATAGCCAATACGAAAGAAAGTGGTTATAGAAGTTATCATATTATTATTTACTATCATGTGTATACAGCCCAAGGAGATAAAAGAATACAAGCAGAAATACAAATTCGTACTCTGGCAATGAACTTCTGGGCTACTATTGAGCACTCCTTACAATATAAATACGAGAGAAATATGCCTAAAGAGATTCAAGAAAGGCTACTTAGTGCAGCAGATGCGGTCCTTCATTTAGATAAAGAAATGTCTGTTATTAGAAATGAGATTATAACAGCACAAGATAAATTTAATTTTAAATCTAATATAATCGCAGATATATTAAACAATATACAGAATCTATATAAGGTAGCCAATAAAAAAGAAGTAGAAAAAATACAGGAACAGTTTTATTCTATTTTCAAAGAAGAAAACATAGACAAACTTGTAGAATTTAATAAACATTTGGATATCATAGCAGAAGGGTATAGAGCACAAAGTTTAAGTTAG
- a CDS encoding iron-containing alcohol dehydrogenase has translation MKSFNFQVPTEVIFGVDTIEQIGEIGNRYGKKAMIVTGGTSAKKSGLIDRVVTLLNKNNIDVVVFDEVTPNPLAKTVRDGVSIVKKENCDFIIGLGGGSAMDASKAIAFSSFSDADILDFFPKGKFAEEGPKGSLPLIAVTTTAGTGSEANKIAVITDQDSNRKCGLKTPYAYPTVAIIDPKLTLSVPPEVTAATGLDVFYHALEAFVSRKASVFTEMCSIEAMKLVVKSLETAVKEGSNLEAREDMAWANTLAGIAIDLAGTVAIHGTSHPISAYFNSQHGKALSAVAPTFLKYHYQADISKFAKIAEILGCTDANLTDEEKAAKSSEYLIKLLESVGMRITLTDLGVTEDMVETLTNNSFETMTGAIGNTPGKIEYEDMYRLYKESL, from the coding sequence ATGAAAAGTTTTAATTTTCAAGTACCAACAGAAGTAATATTTGGCGTAGATACAATTGAGCAAATAGGTGAAATAGGAAATAGATATGGTAAAAAAGCAATGATTGTAACAGGTGGTACAAGTGCAAAAAAATCAGGATTAATCGATAGAGTAGTAACACTACTTAACAAGAATAATATAGATGTTGTTGTGTTTGATGAAGTAACACCAAATCCTTTAGCCAAAACCGTTCGTGATGGTGTTTCTATAGTTAAAAAAGAAAACTGTGACTTTATTATTGGTTTAGGTGGCGGAAGTGCAATGGATGCTTCTAAAGCCATTGCATTTTCTAGTTTTAGTGATGCAGATATATTAGATTTCTTCCCTAAGGGTAAGTTTGCAGAAGAAGGTCCTAAAGGGTCCTTACCATTGATCGCAGTAACAACAACAGCAGGAACAGGTAGTGAGGCTAATAAAATTGCTGTTATTACAGATCAAGATTCAAACAGAAAATGCGGATTAAAAACACCATATGCATACCCTACTGTAGCAATAATTGATCCTAAATTAACATTATCTGTACCACCAGAAGTTACAGCGGCTACAGGACTTGATGTATTTTATCATGCATTAGAAGCCTTTGTTTCTAGAAAAGCAAGTGTGTTTACAGAAATGTGTTCAATAGAAGCAATGAAATTAGTTGTAAAAAGTTTAGAAACTGCCGTTAAAGAAGGCTCTAATTTAGAAGCAAGAGAGGATATGGCTTGGGCAAATACATTAGCTGGAATTGCTATTGACCTTGCAGGTACTGTAGCAATTCATGGGACTTCTCATCCAATAAGTGCGTATTTTAATTCGCAGCACGGAAAAGCCCTTTCAGCAGTTGCACCAACCTTTTTAAAATACCATTACCAGGCAGATATTAGTAAATTTGCAAAAATAGCAGAGATATTAGGTTGTACAGATGCAAACCTTACAGATGAGGAAAAAGCAGCAAAATCATCTGAATATCTAATCAAGTTATTAGAAAGTGTTGGAATGAGAATTACATTAACTGATTTAGGTGTGACAGAAGATATGGTAGAAACCCTTACTAATAACTCTTTCGAAACCATGACAGGGGCTATTGGCAATACACCAGGTAAAATTGAATATGAAGATATGTATAGACTATATAAAGAATCTCTATAA
- the spoIVA gene encoding stage IV sporulation protein A, translating into MEQYDIYSDIKARTNGDIYIGIVGPVRTGKSTFIKRFMDLLVLPNIENVHSRERTKDELPQSAAGKTIMTTEPKFIPKETATIKLSEGLEFNVRMIDCVGYMVEGAVGHKENEQERMVKTPWYENQIPFTQAAEIGTKKVINDHSTIGIVITADGSFGELERHNYLAPEERTISELKKLKKPFVVLLNSARPHSDETKLLAEELVEKYDVSVLPVNCEQLRKDDITKIMEKVLHEFPVSEIDFDVPKWIEMLPENHWIKEDLLLNVKEILSNVDLIRDVQKDSIKFPESQYIKAFRLDKIDMSEGCAKIKVEFDDEYYYKVLSDLLGTEVQGEYQFISLIKKFSIIKSEYSKVSKALEDVKFKGYGIVAPLLDEINLDSPEIIKHGSKYGVKIKATAPSIHMIRANIETEVSPIVGTEKQSEELVSYLMSEAETDPRKIWESNIFGKSLQDLVNEGLQNKIFRMPEDSQVKLQETLQKIVNDGSGGLICIII; encoded by the coding sequence TTGGAACAATATGATATTTATAGTGATATTAAAGCTAGAACCAATGGGGATATATACATTGGTATCGTAGGTCCTGTTAGAACAGGAAAATCAACATTTATAAAACGTTTTATGGACTTACTTGTATTACCTAATATTGAGAACGTACATAGTAGAGAAAGAACAAAAGATGAACTTCCGCAAAGTGCTGCAGGTAAGACAATTATGACTACAGAGCCTAAATTCATACCAAAAGAAACAGCAACAATAAAGCTATCAGAAGGATTAGAGTTTAACGTAAGAATGATAGATTGTGTTGGTTATATGGTTGAGGGGGCAGTTGGCCATAAGGAAAACGAACAAGAAAGAATGGTAAAAACACCTTGGTATGAAAATCAAATTCCATTTACTCAAGCAGCAGAAATTGGAACAAAAAAAGTAATTAATGATCATTCAACAATTGGAATAGTAATAACAGCAGACGGTTCTTTTGGTGAATTAGAACGACACAATTATTTAGCGCCAGAAGAAAGAACCATCTCTGAACTTAAAAAACTTAAAAAACCGTTTGTCGTTTTATTAAATTCAGCTAGACCTCACTCTGATGAAACTAAGTTATTGGCTGAGGAGTTAGTGGAAAAATATGATGTTTCTGTTTTACCTGTAAATTGTGAACAATTAAGAAAAGACGACATAACAAAAATTATGGAAAAAGTCTTACATGAGTTTCCTGTATCTGAAATTGACTTTGATGTTCCAAAATGGATTGAAATGCTTCCAGAAAATCATTGGATTAAAGAAGATTTACTATTAAATGTAAAAGAGATATTATCTAATGTAGATTTAATAAGAGATGTGCAAAAAGATAGTATTAAATTTCCTGAAAGCCAATATATTAAAGCATTTAGACTTGATAAGATTGATATGTCTGAGGGATGCGCTAAGATAAAAGTTGAATTTGATGATGAATATTATTATAAAGTTCTTAGTGATTTATTAGGAACTGAAGTTCAAGGAGAATATCAATTTATTTCTCTTATTAAAAAATTCTCAATTATTAAAAGTGAGTACTCAAAAGTATCCAAAGCTTTAGAGGATGTAAAATTCAAAGGCTATGGTATTGTTGCGCCATTACTTGATGAAATTAATTTAGATTCACCTGAAATCATCAAACATGGCAGCAAGTATGGGGTGAAAATTAAAGCTACGGCTCCTAGTATCCATATGATTCGTGCCAATATTGAAACGGAAGTTTCTCCAATTGTTGGAACTGAGAAACAAAGTGAAGAATTGGTTAGTTATTTAATGAGTGAAGCGGAGACTGATCCAAGAAAAATATGGGAATCTAATATCTTTGGAAAGTCATTACAGGATTTGGTTAATGAAGGTTTACAGAATAAGATTTTTAGAATGCCAGAGGACAGTCAAGTTAAGTTGCAAGAAACGTTACAAAAAATTGTTAATGATGGTAGTGGCGGTTTGATTTGTATTATAATTTAA
- a CDS encoding metallophosphoesterase, whose product MAIYGIGDLHLSINSNKPMDIFGKKWIDHIHRIKKHWLECVKEDDLVLIPGDISWASTIEEAKEDLNFINDLTGKKVFIKGNHDYWWQSLQKMQEAYPAFHFIQNNSIVYKDTIGICGSRGWICPKSQGFNESDQKIYYRELNRLELSLESLSSKIKDIILLLHYPPTNESKEPSGFTELIEKYKVKDVLYGHLHSEESFNTSLQGMHNGTEYHLVSSDYLNFKLKKIRDKNHSYKQALNKPL is encoded by the coding sequence ATGGCTATTTATGGCATTGGAGATTTGCACTTAAGTATAAATTCAAATAAGCCAATGGATATATTTGGTAAAAAATGGATTGATCATATTCATAGGATAAAAAAACACTGGTTAGAGTGTGTCAAAGAAGACGACTTGGTATTGATTCCAGGAGATATATCTTGGGCATCAACAATTGAAGAGGCAAAAGAAGATTTGAATTTTATCAATGATTTAACAGGAAAAAAAGTATTTATAAAAGGTAACCATGATTATTGGTGGCAGTCGTTACAAAAAATGCAGGAAGCCTATCCTGCATTTCATTTTATACAAAACAATTCAATAGTATACAAGGATACCATAGGTATATGTGGATCAAGAGGGTGGATTTGCCCTAAAAGTCAAGGATTTAATGAATCAGATCAAAAAATTTATTATAGAGAATTGAATCGGTTAGAATTATCTCTTGAATCTTTGTCTTCTAAGATAAAGGACATCATCCTGTTACTACATTATCCACCAACTAATGAAAGCAAAGAACCCTCTGGATTTACAGAGCTTATAGAAAAATATAAGGTAAAGGATGTACTCTATGGCCATTTACATAGCGAAGAAAGCTTTAATACATCCTTACAAGGAATGCACAATGGAACAGAATACCATTTAGTGTCAAGCGACTACCTTAACTTTAAATTAAAAAAGATTAGGGATAAGAATCACAGTTATAAACAGGCTTTAAATAAACCGTTATGA
- a CDS encoding FprA family A-type flavoprotein, which produces MNITTVAEGIYQLSVNVENILFEGLWEIPNGVSLNSYIIKGEKTAIVDGVCGWDGVPESLFALLDKMDINPESIEYLIVNHMEPDHSGWIENFKKINSNFKVVSTAKAAELLDGFYGHTDNIIMVKDDDTLDLGNGRVLTFKEIPNVHWPDTMATFDTLTGTLFSCDAFGAFGSVTDGNYDDLLKEEEIDFYENEAVRYYSNIVGAFSLQVKKAIEKCSQLPIKIIAPGHGIVWRKNPNKILEDYERYASYSKGPAKEEITIIWGSMYGMTEKAVRYVEKVLKEEGIKVNVHQVPEDSWGTVLASVWNSTGIILAMPTYEYKMFPPVAAVLEEIGKKKVLNRKVFRFGSYGWSGGAQKELDEIVTRLRMNWEFLEPVEFKGSASEEELELIGERAKDLVKEVRNAVNK; this is translated from the coding sequence ATGAATATAACAACTGTTGCTGAGGGGATTTATCAACTTTCAGTAAATGTAGAAAATATATTATTCGAAGGATTATGGGAAATTCCTAATGGTGTATCATTAAACTCATACATTATAAAAGGTGAAAAAACTGCAATTGTTGATGGTGTATGTGGTTGGGATGGTGTACCAGAAAGTTTATTCGCATTATTAGATAAAATGGATATAAATCCAGAGTCTATCGAATATTTAATAGTTAATCATATGGAACCTGACCATTCAGGATGGATTGAAAATTTTAAAAAAATAAATTCTAATTTTAAAGTAGTATCTACAGCAAAGGCTGCTGAGTTATTAGATGGTTTTTACGGACACACAGATAATATTATTATGGTAAAAGACGATGATACTCTAGATTTAGGTAATGGACGAGTATTAACTTTTAAAGAAATTCCTAATGTTCATTGGCCTGATACAATGGCTACCTTTGATACTCTAACAGGAACATTGTTTTCCTGTGATGCCTTTGGTGCATTTGGAAGTGTAACAGATGGTAACTATGATGATTTGTTAAAAGAGGAAGAGATTGACTTTTATGAAAATGAAGCCGTTAGATATTATTCTAATATAGTGGGTGCATTTTCATTACAAGTAAAAAAAGCAATAGAAAAATGTTCTCAACTTCCTATAAAAATTATAGCACCGGGCCACGGTATCGTATGGAGAAAGAATCCCAATAAGATACTAGAGGACTATGAAAGATATGCTTCTTATTCTAAAGGACCAGCAAAAGAAGAAATAACTATAATTTGGGGTTCAATGTATGGAATGACTGAAAAGGCTGTTCGATATGTAGAAAAAGTATTAAAAGAAGAAGGCATAAAAGTCAATGTCCATCAAGTACCTGAAGACTCTTGGGGAACTGTCCTTGCATCTGTTTGGAATTCCACAGGAATTATTCTGGCGATGCCAACTTATGAATATAAAATGTTTCCACCAGTAGCAGCGGTGTTAGAAGAAATAGGTAAGAAAAAGGTGCTCAACCGTAAGGTCTTTAGATTTGGCTCATATGGTTGGTCTGGTGGGGCTCAAAAAGAGCTTGACGAGATAGTAACTAGATTAAGAATGAATTGGGAATTCTTAGAACCAGTAGAATTTAAAGGATCTGCTAGTGAAGAAGAATTAGAATTAATAGGTGAAAGAGCTAAAGATTTAGTAAAAGAAGTAAGAAATGCTGTAAATAAATAG
- the rnhA gene encoding ribonuclease HI, whose amino-acid sequence MRDVYIYTDGACRGNPDGPGGYGVVLEYEDKEGIKHIKELSQGYKGTTNNRMELMGVIKGLEILKKPCNVKVFTDSQYIANAFNQNWLNNWILNNWTRGKKKEPVKNIDLWKMLLKAKEGHKVEFIWVKGHAGHLQNERCDKLATKAADGSDLLEDIGYIKE is encoded by the coding sequence ATGAGAGATGTATATATATATACTGATGGCGCTTGTCGAGGAAATCCTGACGGACCAGGGGGATATGGGGTAGTTCTAGAATATGAGGACAAAGAAGGTATCAAACATATTAAAGAGCTATCACAAGGCTATAAGGGAACCACAAATAACAGAATGGAACTGATGGGGGTTATTAAGGGCTTAGAAATACTAAAAAAACCTTGTAATGTAAAAGTTTTTACAGATTCCCAGTACATTGCCAATGCCTTTAATCAAAATTGGTTAAACAATTGGATTTTAAACAATTGGACAAGAGGCAAGAAAAAAGAGCCTGTTAAAAATATAGATCTATGGAAAATGCTATTAAAGGCAAAAGAAGGCCATAAAGTTGAATTTATATGGGTAAAAGGTCATGCGGGTCATCTTCAAAATGAACGTTGTGACAAATTGGCAACAAAAGCAGCAGATGGATCTGATTTACTAGAGGATATAGGTTATATAAAAGAGTAA
- a CDS encoding putative signal transducing protein, with translation MPWCLKCKSEYEEGVEKCVDCMTMLSEDLVENNEETLNLQSITNKKLLITVGDISEAHIIASLLSTYGIKTIYKHNGSGEYLQIAFAKTIYGIQIFVDELDYKEALEIINNNELEELMESDIADIEALEIAIMKKRIARKRSAMKYILIFAAIIYFIIIATAFIR, from the coding sequence ATGCCTTGGTGTTTAAAATGCAAAAGTGAATATGAAGAAGGAGTTGAAAAATGTGTAGATTGTATGACGATGTTATCAGAAGATTTAGTAGAAAATAATGAAGAGACACTAAATCTACAATCCATAACTAATAAGAAATTACTTATTACTGTGGGAGATATCTCAGAAGCACATATAATAGCATCTTTATTGAGTACTTATGGCATTAAGACAATTTATAAACATAACGGATCCGGGGAATACTTACAAATAGCCTTTGCAAAGACAATATATGGAATCCAAATATTTGTAGATGAATTAGATTATAAGGAAGCTTTAGAAATTATAAATAATAATGAATTGGAAGAGTTAATGGAAAGTGATATAGCAGATATTGAAGCATTAGAAATAGCAATAATGAAAAAAAGAATAGCTAGAAAAAGAAGTGCAATGAAATATATTCTTATCTTTGCAGCTATTATATATTTCATTATTATTGCAACAGCTTTTATTAGATAG
- a CDS encoding AraC family transcriptional regulator yields the protein MVSDKVELITVKKNNPNYILPVWFGEIDDNNDIITSKDRFLLVFVNKGTGIIKIGDQKRIFTSPCVFCLNEKETIELEKSKDFNSKVFYFHPSFINSIFTLENIKGQKEGLTMSDIRDLHWLDSFIKRKENYIGIYTMGPATTKHIESILNNIKNQMEIQSDGYWPCRTRSYFLELLFILERLYNSIDTMEEVVLDNIPDDINKIILYLHNNYQKKITIKDLSNTFHMNRTTLNNRFSEATGSTVMTYLIKLRVKLAALMLKDTMISISEIIERIGISDTSHFGRIFKKHMGCSPTEYRKLNSRFY from the coding sequence ATGGTTTCAGATAAGGTGGAACTTATAACTGTTAAAAAAAATAATCCTAATTATATCTTACCTGTTTGGTTTGGAGAGATTGATGACAACAATGATATTATCACTTCTAAAGACAGATTTTTATTAGTCTTTGTTAATAAAGGTACAGGAATAATAAAAATTGGAGATCAAAAACGAATTTTTACAAGTCCTTGTGTTTTTTGTTTAAATGAAAAAGAAACCATTGAATTAGAAAAAAGTAAAGATTTTAACTCAAAAGTATTTTATTTTCATCCAAGCTTTATAAATAGCATCTTTACTTTAGAGAATATTAAAGGTCAAAAAGAGGGCTTAACCATGTCAGACATTAGAGATTTGCATTGGTTAGATTCTTTTATCAAAAGAAAAGAGAATTATATAGGCATTTATACTATGGGGCCTGCAACTACAAAGCATATTGAAAGTATTCTTAATAACATAAAAAATCAAATGGAAATTCAATCAGATGGCTATTGGCCTTGTAGAACAAGGTCCTATTTTCTAGAATTGCTATTTATATTAGAAAGATTGTATAACTCTATAGATACTATGGAGGAAGTGGTATTAGACAATATACCAGATGATATTAATAAAATCATTCTGTATTTACATAATAATTATCAGAAAAAAATAACTATAAAAGACTTGAGCAACACATTCCATATGAATAGAACCACATTAAACAATAGATTTTCAGAAGCAACTGGAAGTACTGTAATGACATACCTAATTAAATTAAGAGTAAAACTAGCTGCCCTAATGTTGAAAGACACTATGATTTCTATATCGGAAATCATTGAAAGAATAGGCATAAGCGATACGAGTCACTTTGGACGAATTTTTAAAAAGCATATGGGGTGTAGCCCCACTGAGTATAGGAAACTTAATTCAAGATTTTATTAA
- a CDS encoding glycoside hydrolase family 88/105 protein codes for MTLLYRGQFNQTSHRTREEKDNVRLFLDYLIENSTPLNPYWNIERRRQQATEPHWNYIDGLMIKSIIEMYYITNDTNYLNFADYFIDFYINEDGTIKGYRKNEFNIDNINGGKVLFELYELTGKVKYRKAIDILYSQLIDHPRTYSGNFWHKKIYPHQVWLDGLYMAQPFYMEYERKYNHNQNTLDVYYQILNVRNKMYDEEKKLYYHGYDESRQMFWSDRETGLSESFWGRSMGWYVMALVDVLEKMDKKIYINEYNHLNRIFKEAIDGLLLYQDPSGMWYQIIDQGCRSGNYLETSASSMISYAILKGVRLNLLPNSYKEYGMKAFKGVKDNYFKVHNDKFELGGINLVAGLGGPDMRDGSYEYYLSEPVVKNEAKGVAPFLLAYTAVERLKK; via the coding sequence ATGACATTGTTGTATAGAGGACAATTTAATCAAACTAGCCATCGTACAAGGGAGGAAAAGGATAATGTTAGATTATTTCTAGATTATTTGATAGAAAATAGTACCCCTTTAAATCCTTATTGGAATATTGAACGTAGAAGACAACAAGCGACAGAGCCCCATTGGAATTATATTGATGGATTAATGATAAAATCAATTATAGAAATGTATTACATTACAAATGATACTAATTATTTAAATTTCGCAGACTACTTTATAGATTTTTATATAAATGAAGATGGAACAATAAAAGGGTATCGTAAGAATGAGTTTAATATTGATAATATAAACGGTGGTAAGGTGCTTTTTGAGTTATATGAATTGACTGGCAAAGTGAAATATCGAAAAGCTATTGATATCTTATATTCTCAACTCATCGATCATCCTAGAACGTATAGCGGTAATTTTTGGCATAAGAAAATATATCCTCATCAAGTTTGGTTAGATGGGTTGTATATGGCCCAACCTTTTTATATGGAGTATGAGAGAAAATACAATCATAATCAAAATACTTTAGATGTATATTATCAAATTTTAAATGTAAGAAATAAGATGTATGATGAGGAAAAAAAACTATACTATCATGGGTATGATGAGAGTCGTCAAATGTTTTGGAGTGATAGAGAAACAGGTTTATCAGAAAGTTTCTGGGGGCGCTCAATGGGGTGGTATGTAATGGCACTTGTGGATGTCCTTGAGAAAATGGATAAAAAAATATATATAAATGAATATAATCACTTGAACAGAATATTTAAGGAAGCAATTGACGGATTATTATTATATCAAGATCCAAGTGGAATGTGGTATCAAATAATAGATCAAGGTTGTAGAAGTGGAAATTATTTGGAAACTAGCGCAAGTTCCATGATTTCTTATGCCATTTTAAAAGGTGTTAGATTAAACTTATTACCTAATTCATATAAAGAATATGGGATGAAGGCATTTAAGGGAGTAAAAGACAACTATTTTAAAGTTCATAATGATAAATTTGAATTAGGTGGAATCAATTTAGTTGCTGGGTTAGGCGGTCCTGATATGCGAGATGGAAGCTATGAATATTACCTCTCAGAGCCTGTAGTTAAAAATGAAGCTAAGGGTGTTGCACCTTTTTTACTTGCGTATACAGCAGTTGAAAGACTTAAGAAATGA